TTTAGATCCAAATCTCTTTATTACAacaatcaagcaagaaaatATAACAACTTCTTGGTCTCATTATCTTTATCTATTTGATGCATTAATTACATTTGTTCATTTTGTGATACTAATGGAAAACATCTTGCATTActatatttttaagtaattaAACCACATGATTTTCATtcatgcatgtatttctattgcGCAATGTGCATAAACATATTGTCTAATTTCCATTGAGTTGGATTATAGCATGTATTGTGAGCAACTTCTTTTAGGTCTTTAGGCTTCATAAACCCCTTCGTCGTTTGCTTCATCATTAAAAGATAACATTCTTTAGTTATATTTGATGCTATTACAGAAAGATTCTCTGTTTAGTTTGTACCAATGagaatgaaagataaaattttctTCTTCACCCTTTCTCCTTGAGACCACTTCTCAAGTTCTACATTTAAGCAAACTTCAGACTTTATGACTGTTTCTATTTAAttaagagttattcttggatttacgaggttcaccaaccaatgggatttcattatttcaatttcgatatcttttaaaaaaagaaacaaaatattataagttatattatgttttaaaaaaaagtaaaaaaaatagtggTTATAttccataaaccctaaatcctaaactctaaacccttgagtgttttagtgtttagtgattttgattcagagtttaagatttatcctagagtttagggtttacctaagagtttatggtttaggatttatggtttatggattaggatttatggtttaatgttttgttgacgacgttaaaaatatgtttttttgtaattactactatttttttacttatttttttatcttttaattttaaaaacataatataatttgacaatattttgtttctttttttaaaagatatcgaatatgaaataacacaattctattggttggtgaacctagagatACATCCTAAGGGGTGAACTCAAGAATAAGTTCTTTAATTAATACACAGTAATAGCCAAAATCAGAAGTTATAAGGCATATCTTTTGGCAATATCAAGTTGGTTTTATTATTTAGCTTTGGTTCAGAAAGGTAGAATTATATCCAGAGTAAAGAAAACATCGAGACGTTTGGTTCTACAGAGTCCAAACAACATGATGTCTTCGCCATTAAGGACCCATTAAGGAATCATACCACTCCCCCCTTTGTTTTGATTTAGTCCACCggaattaagaaaattacattcttttaaaaagcatttttaaagaaataattttaaaatcacttaaccaattataaaaagacagtaaaattttattgttaaacCTTTTAAACAGCATAAACCTTCAAAAACGTCATCTAATTTGAAATTAAGCCACTTAGACCATTTCTAATccatctctataatagagatctctataatagagatttcTAAAATAGAGATAAAAATAGAGATGATGTTTTTGTTCTAATATGTTCTTCTATATAGAGAAATGCTATATTtgcctctataaatagagaaattAAGCCACTTAGACTATTTCTAACTCATCTCTATAATATagatctctaaaatagagataaaGATAGAGATAATGTTTTTGTTCTAATATGTTCTTCTATATAGAGAAATGCTATATTTGCCTCTATTTAGGagaaaaaatagcattcctctatttatagaggtaAATATAATATTCTTCTGTTATAAAGAAACACAttagaacaaaaatattatctttattttttttttagagatttCTACTATAAAAATGAGTTAGAGATGCggttatatattgtatttgcAAGTCTCATGATTGTTCCATTTGAAACTTTaacataattaaaagaaaaagaagaaaaactaaaCGGGTCTCTAATCAGAATGGGTATGACTTATGAATCATGGTGGAAGATGATGCAAGCATTATCTACGAAAAATGAATTCGTGGTTTTGCTCAAAAGTAGAATGTCATGTCTGACTAGACTAATAATTTTGgactttttcttgggttcaccccctagggtgaacctttaggttcaccaaccaataaaaagttgtcattttagatctagtatcttttaattaaggaaacaaaataacttgccaaattatattatgcttttaaaataaaaaataaaaaataaaaaattaaataaataaaaataacaatagttctaaaaaaatattatttaaaaaaaatatttatttttaagatttagagtttagtgtttaagatttataatttagaatttatccaaatgtttagtgtttttccaagggtttaggatttacctaagggtttagggtttacccaagggtttagggtttacccaagggtttaaggttttcccaagggtttagggtttaggattagagtttagggtttagtgttttgttgacaacatgtttagtgtttttccaagggtttaggggtttacccaaggatttagggtttacccaaagatttagggtttaggatttgagtttagggtttagtattagagcttagggtttagtgttttgttgacaacattttttttttttgaattcgttttttatatattatttttatttatttttaaattttattttaaaaaaataatataatttgcaagttatttggtttccttaattaaaagatactagatttaaaatgataattttctattggttggtgaacctaaaggttcatcttagagggtgaacccaagaataactcataattttgtatattataaatattttgtgattgCCTCATCTGTCTGACTAGACTAATAATTTTgtatgttataaatattttgtgattgCCTCATCTGTCTTGGCAGTAGTATCGTTCGGTGgctcctaccaaaaaaaaaaagtatcgtTCGGTGGCATCATTGCATGCGTTTGTTCCTCTCTTTACAACTAGTGGAAAAAGATAATTGTGTTACTTTATTCATAATATAAAggtctatttttatttataatatagaaATTCCTAGGAGATTACATcgtcatagataaataaaaagattacaaatcataatttttttgttataagcCATCCACAATTTAGTTCATAACACTTCCCCTTAGAtgtcataaccatttagagcttgtaatgtatTTTAATGTTGCTTCATTAAAACCTTCTCAGAAAGACCACAAAACTATagtgaaagaaaaagagtacaacacacattacttccccctgatttggacattactgaaggtcccttggacaTCTCCAATTTTCTACAATgatgatgaagatcttgggcagaatatgttTCATCCTCGaatatgatagttggttcttctttaccatcggtcatgccacaatctgatcgaacatattgagtcatcgacctcaaatacacacacacgaaatcttggatgatgttgctgtgatatgcgtgtaccaccatgtgtaaaacataatctgtctaaaaacaaatcaacaaaaccaaataacccctctttggactggttagtataaaataaaccaaaatcaaaggcttcttcatcgttcttCTTAtagaccaatcagatcagtgtctaaaacaagacttatgcatcgtccatctcaagactaaatggacttctttatcgtctacctttggactgaatggatcagtgtccaaaacaagtgatgtcacgcccatgtactagataatgagtgagactggtccatattaaatctcttgagtactttttctgtatataatatttgatgcacaaggatttcattattaatcactacaaaaaaagttcACATTGATAGCACATTGTTATAACACGTTTTACTGAACTGCTATCGTAGATGAGTTTGAAATTTCGGTACTCTATAATAGCATTAGATAAATGCTATGATAGAGTAAATcctaaaatagcacttaattaatgttattttaaaaattaagtgagcggaagataaaattattgaacCCACCAATACTTAGCGGGAAATTATACTTAAGCGTCAAAGACATCATTTAGCGGCTTCAGTAATGATATCAAAAGCATATAATAGCATTTTCATAACGCTAAGAAAAACCATTTTCAAACATTATATTTCAAACACTAAAACTCTAAACTTAAACTAAATACCAATTCATAAACTCTTTTTATATCTAAACCTAATTTGTAATTTCTAAAATTCTTTAGTTTTATAACTTTAACTTTATAACTAagtcttaacatttatatttaatactttattttaacatttataacccctaaattatttaaattccaaaccctatatctaaactccaaaccctattCTTCAAAcccaaaatatatatgtaatgtgccataaattataaatctactcagtaaaaataatatttccaaTTTAAACACCAAACTTAACACATAAATTACAAATCTagctaattttcaaattttattctcAAATTTCATCTAAATCCCAAACCACATACTCCAAACCTTACATCATAAcactaaatttaattaattatcaactccaaatcataaattttatattctaaaaaattaaTCACTAACACTTtatttcaaaccctaaaccataaacttaTACACATAAAACTTTAAGTAACCATTAAACTTTAAACGAACCATATtctcaaatatataattattaataacaacagtttaaacatgaaaaataaagttattTATACAACTGATATTATTAACACCAATAAATGAAGaaagtaaattattttattggttaatCATAAAAACATGGAATTATATTGGCCATTGATTGATTGGTTTAATCCAAAGGCTCAAAAGCATTCTTTTGTTATCTCCGTACTCTCTTCTCATTGGTTGATCTTGCACAAGAAGGATTATCATTTCTGACCACtgatttttaatcaaatggctCAAAAACATTCATTTGtgatttctttctcttttctcgtTGGCCAACTCTTATATTCTTCTCTTTTCCATCCAGAATTAACCACCCCAAAGTCTTTCTTCTCCACTTCAATCTGCAAATACACATGAGATCCAAATACACATCACTCCTATACACTCGTCCTCTCCTCCTATCCGGATGGTTCCTTCTCCTCCCTGATGCCTACTCCGTGAAGCTTCCTCTGTGTTACTCTTCCGGCCGCCTTCTCCGTGAAGCCTCGTCCTCTGGTTCGGTAGCGAATATGAAGGCGTGAAAGGAGACGACGTcatgaagaaggaagaagaagatgcagcGGAGGTGGCGCGGAGATGACAGAGGGAGAAGACGATGCGGCGGAGATGGTGGTAGTGACGAACCAGACATGGAGGCAGTGGTAGATGTGGTTCAGAGAAAGGTGTTTTGAGCCTGAGGCATGAAGCACGAGGACGCGGAAGCAAGACGTAGTAGATGCGGTGGTGCTTGAGGAAGGAGGCGGATTAGGTTTAGGATTGGTTAATTAGGTTTTGGTTTAATGTGTGTTTACTTAGTGTTTGGTTTAATTTGTTATggtttaccttttttttttactttttggtttagttttgtaaaactgattttatttgtaaactgattttaattaataaataaaatttcattctaattatatttaattttcgatttaatttctaattaattaattttaattaaataatcaaattaatttttaattattttatttctaattatAGCATTATATCGATATCATTATAAGTACATCATAGCACAAATCAAGCGTTATAGTTAAGTTAATAATATCATTATTGCTATCATATCTTCACATTTCGTAGCGTTCAAAAAACGCTATCATAGATGGGGTACCTATGATGGCTGCCGTATACATAGCATTTATGAATTCGCTATAAAACATCTAATATAGCATATTTCTCGCGCTAACAATgtacatatttcttgtagtgaatgtactcaaactgtaatcccacacaaaactttgttttccaagatctttcatctcaaactctttcttgagatattcaactgtttgggaaattatatccagaggttcctaggatattcagatcatatactttgatgattatcaatattgttctcgagaacttgctgttctttcagctcaataccctctagtactttcattatccagtggaccatataaatatgcagtcactacatcaatttgctgcaggtctaattttctctcttttataGCCAGATTTATGAGAAatttaaaagtagttgcatccaccacatgggagtatgtctcctcataatattatggtttatcaagactagcaaaaacggattcaattaatcatgcaattagggtttaacaatcaatggattttagcaagactagtaaaaagatttattaatcactcaatcagtttcaaggctgattttagcaatactagaatatagatttcaagcatgaatttcaatgaatcagtttcaagactgattttagcaatactagaatatagatttcaagcatgaatttcaatgaatcagtttcaaggctgattggtatttagcataaaccatgtgtaaataatttatctagtatccgaatttatcaaacttcaaaaacatataatcagatcaatcaatttaatcgaacttagcatacaatcttaaacctcaagacattagattttatcatgaatctatcaacctagcatacggattctcaattctcaaagacatccaaatcagatcaatataacctatcatacagattatttagggtttttatttaaaacaaatcagattacaaaactatcaatcctagcagatgatattaaacctcaagaatcatgcaatcagatcattcagattttaaacaagtaaacctcaatcaatctatcaacctatcggattatataagcaaagcaaggtagcaacctatcggattcaatcaatgttttaacaggctggtcggtttaaataattttaaatcagatgaacaattaaccaagcaggatgagaaaataaatctatcaatttaacggtcaaacaattctagcaacaaaacatcagattcaatcagatttaaaacctcaatgatcaaaaccgaaaacagttttgatttcaaaatattcgattagggttttaatatgtgatttgataattatagtataattaattctgatacttatattatttagggtttatagatatagggttagggtttatcagattttaacttgtaaaaactgacttggggttttaatcatgtaggaacatgatttagggtttggggtatcgaacttttacagctttgatttactcaattaggatttttgatctattaccatatggttttgattcataaagattagggttttagggtttcattctttatcaatcaatccatgttcgattatgggttcttaggttttgaattaccttttaaccttagatgattgttgattcgaaccaccaaaggagttgagccagCTGGACatgaacgggacgcgagctggacatgaacgggacgcgagctggacacgaacgggacgcgagctggaatagATCGAGTGGCTTCTATTGGGTCACGGgcgtcctttgttgcttgatcgggaatGCCTTGATCGTCGGATGCGAcctgtctgatgctgtcgcgaacgagAAAGAagtcgcgtgctggagctgctctcggaTCGCGAACATCTGAGCTatgatcaggaacgccttgggctgaagctgatcggggacgcgagctggaacagatgcgggaacaagagatgcgatcagggtttagggttcgtcggatcgctggctaggattagggttttagggtttttcgatttggatATTATCTTAGGGATTTaaagtttcgtgctgataacgtgttataaaaataatggaaaagtctatatttattcataacatagagatTACTTATATAGGAGATCACTACATCATAGATAAATGagaagattacaaatcataatctctcgGTTACGAGCCTTCCATGATCTGGTTCTTAACAAATTGTTCATTTTCAGAAGAGAAACGAGTTCGTTTTTTGAGACCAAAGTAAACCAACTCGTGAGCAACAATAACAAAACCGACATAACCTGGTCTAAGGACCCAGTATATAGTTTTGAACTACCACCCTTGCTGCGTGTTCGTTTTTTTATCATCCCTGTAAGCTCTTTCTCTCACCTAAATCAAAAGGGGTTTGTTCTGATCAATTGaacagccaaaaaaaaaaaaagcgaatCCATAGAATCTAAAccaaaaatttcatatttttttttatcttgggAAGATCAGGAAACCCAGTTATTGTGAAATTTCGTTAAGATCAGTGGACGAAATCTCAATTTATCTGCCGTTTCTGATAAATTCTTGGGAAATTTTCTCtttgtattttttcatttttgttcttCGACGGATATAAACCCTAGGTATagaaatgtttcattaaatCGAATTGAATCAATATGGTTATATAGAATTTTGTTTGAGGTGAATGGATCTTATCTTTGATGTTCCGAATCAACAgcaacctttaaaaaaaaacattcttctGTTCTTATCAGACAATaactttgttttcttctttggtTAATGAAGGTGTTAAATTTGAATAGACTGGGAGGGAGAAAGGcagcaacaacaaaaacaatgaGCTCTGAGCAAAACAACAGCACAAGCTTCCCACCAACTGAGCCAAAACTCTGCGACAACGGATGCGGTTTCTTCGGGTCACCCTCCAACATGAACCTTTGTTCCAAATGTTACCGAAGCTTCCATGCCGAGGAAGAGCAAACAGAAGTAGCAAAAGCAGCTGTCAAGAACTCATTAAAGCTTCCATCTTGCACTCTCATCACCACTCCTGAGCCTAAACCAGTCTCTATTGTTTTAACCGCTGAGCCGTCTTCAGTTCCTGTGGACGAGGCAGAGCCATCGAAACCTGCACGGCCCAACAGGTGTTTCAGCTGTGACAAGAAGGTTGGAGTTATGGGGTTTAAATGCAAATGTGGTAGCACCTTCTGCGGGAGCCATAGGTATCCAGAGAAGCACGAGTGTAGCTTCGATTTTAAAGAAGTTGGACGTGATGCAATCGCGAAGGCGAATCCTGTGGTTAAGGCGGATAAAGTCCAGAGGATTTGAAGaaaataacttatattataaaaagtattttcagGATTCTTCTGTCTGCATTTGAACAGGTTGTTATGGGGATGTGATCATTGTTCGATGTTGGGTTTCCATGATTCAGATGAAGGTCTCTACTCTTGGTTTTCTCATGAATCAATATGGTTTAATGTCATTTGGTGTTTTTAGATCATCTGGCTTTGCTCGTACACTCTGTAAAATTCAGTTTTATTTCTGATTCAACTCAGAAGAGATTAAACATTTGATGATCAAGCGACAGGTTAGTTCTTTCAGTTGATGTACAAAAAGATCTCAATCAGCATTCTCAAACTGTTGGAGCATGTAACCATTTGTGTTTTGGCCAAAATCTCTTAGGCCTTTGCGAGGGCGCCTTTCATGCCCTTAGCAGAATCAATTAAAAAACTCAACTCCAGAACCAAAAGCTAAGAGATTGATTATTCTCTCCACATTCATTGAAGTTGGCACTGTCATAATAATAAGCTTGTATTGAAAGAATTAAGTATTGAGTTCCTCTTCTGGTTTTACAAGACC
The window above is part of the Brassica napus cultivar Da-Ae chromosome C3, Da-Ae, whole genome shotgun sequence genome. Proteins encoded here:
- the LOC106385588 gene encoding zinc finger A20 and AN1 domain-containing stress-associated protein 7-like, coding for MSSEQNNSTSFPPTEPKLCDNGCGFFGSPSNMNLCSKCYRSFHAEEEQTEVAKAAVKNSLKLPSCTLITTPEPKPVSIVLTAEPSSVPVDEAEPSKPARPNRCFSCDKKVGVMGFKCKCGSTFCGSHRYPEKHECSFDFKEVGRDAIAKANPVVKADKVQRI